A window of the Emys orbicularis isolate rEmyOrb1 chromosome 1, rEmyOrb1.hap1, whole genome shotgun sequence genome harbors these coding sequences:
- the LOC135873895 gene encoding olfactory receptor 52E8-like, with product MQETPFSLRVGHLLPYSMSDSNTTDFTNPSSFILLGIPGLEAAHVWISIPFCTMYAIAVLGNFIILFIVKIDPSLHAPMYYFLCMLAVTDLVLSTSTVPKMLSIFWFNSREIDFNACLTQLYFIHCFSAMESGILVAMAVDRYVAICKPLRHSTILTSPVVGKIGLAVVLRSSILVLPNPFLARRCPYYRTNIIPHTYCEHMSMVKLACADIRINNYYGFSLIFLITGVDVFFIALSYTQILRAIFSLPTKDAWVKTFWTCSSHLFATLAFHIPSLFSILTHRFAQNVPLHFHILMANMSILVPPMLHPIIYGFKTKQIRNRLLWLFTHKGPKVFSWCSGSKANHRAELAGDMVLSPLS from the coding sequence ATGCAGGAGACACCATTCagcctcagagttggacaccttctcccctactccatgtcagattccaacacaaccgacttcaccaacccctccagcttcatcctgctgggcattcctggcctggaggcggcccatgtctggatctccatccccttctgcaccatgtaTGCCATAGCTGTCTTGGGGAACTTCATCATCCTCTTCATCGTGAAGATAGATCCAAGCCTGCATGcacccatgtactatttcctttGCATGCTGGCTGTCACTGACCTGGTCCTGTCTACGTCCACCgtgcccaaaatgctgagcattttCTGGTTCAATTCTAGGGAGATCGATTTCAatgcctgcctcacccagctgtacttcattcactgcttctCAGCAATGGAATCTGGGATCTTGGTGGCCATGGCTGTggatcgctacgtggccatctgcaagcccctgagacattccaccatcctgacaagCCCCGTGGTGGGCAAGATAGGTCTGGCTGTGGTACTACGCAGCAGCATACTCGTTCTACCCAATCCCTTCCTGGCGAGGCGGTGCCCCTATTacagaaccaacatcatcccccatACCTACTGTGAGCATATGTCCATGGTGAAGTTGGCCTGTGCTGACATCCGTATCAATAATTACTATGGCTTCTCTCTGATATTCCTCATCACTGGTGTGGATGTGTTTTTTATTGCCCTGTCCTATACACAGATTCTCAGGGCGatcttcagcctccccacaaaggacgccTGGGTGAAGACTTTTTGGACTTGCAGCTCCCACCTGTTTGCCACCTTAGCCTTTCACATCCCATCTCTCTTCTCCATCCTCACGCACCGGTTTGCCCAGAATGTGCCCTTGCATTTCCACATTCTCATGGCCAACATGAGCATCCTGGTGCCCCCCATGCTACATCCCATCATCTATGGTTTCAAGACCAAACAGATCAGGAACAGGCTGCTCTGGCTCTTTACTCATAAAGGACCGAAAgttttctcctggtgctctggctcTAAGGCCAACCAccgtgcagagctggctggggacatgGTGCTAAGCCCTCTTTCCTGA
- the LOC135883656 gene encoding olfactory receptor 52R1-like isoform X2 produces the protein MSCPNTSTFSHPAAFLLVGIPGLQKAQFWIAFPFCIMYVIAVLGNVIVLCVIKTERSLHEPMYLFLAMLAVTDLVLSTSTLPKMLSIFWLGSREIGFHACLTQMFFVHAFSSVESGVLMAMALDRYVAICCPLRHSSILSVPAIVTMGSLVLARGVLLVSPFSLLVRRLPFCQRCLISHSYCEHMAVVKLVCGDATVSIIYGLFVAFMVVGVDVLIISVSYAMILQAILRLPYMDTRLKAFSTCASHLCVILAFYIPGLFTFLTHRFGHNVPHHVHILVANLYLLLPPILNPIVYGVQTKQIRERVLHIFQQKGI, from the coding sequence ATGTCATGTCCGAACACCAGCACCTTCTCCCACCCTGCCGCCTTCCTCCTGGTCGGCATCCCTGGACTGCAGAAGGCCCAGTTCTGGATCGCCTTCCCTTTCTGCATCATGTATGTCATTGCCGTGCTGGGAAATGTCATTGTTCTCTGTGTTATAAAGACAGAGCGAAGCCTGCATGAGCCCATGTACCTCTTCCTGGCCATGCTGGCCGTCACCGACCTGGTTCTGTCCACGTCCACcctgcccaaaatgctgagcatcttctggctGGGCTCCAGGGAGATCGGGTTCcatgcctgcctcacccagatgttcttTGTGCACGCCTTCTCATCGGTGGAGTCGGGCGTACTCATGGCCATGGCCTTggatcgctacgtggccatctgctGTCCCCTCCGACACTCCAGCATCCTGTCCGTCCCAGCCATAGTGACAATGGGGAGCCTGGTGCTGGCACGCGGAGTCCTTCTGGTGAGCCCCTTCTCCCTCCTTGTCCGCAGGCTGCCCTTCTGCCAGCGCTGCCTCATCTCCCACTCATACTGTGAGCACATGGCTGTGGTGAAGCTGGTGTGTGGGGACGCTACAGTCAGTATCATTTACGGCCTGTTTGTGGCTTTTATGGTGGTGGGGGTTGATGTGCTTATCATCTCCGTGTCCTATGCTATGATCCTCCAGGCTATACTCAGACTCCCATACATGGACACCCGTCTCAAGGCCTTCAGCACCTGTGCATCTCACTTGTGTGTCATCCTTGCATTTTACATCCCTGGACTTTTCACGTTCCTCACCCACCGCTTTGGCCACAATGTCCCCCACCATGTCCACATCCTGGTGGCCAATCTCTACCTGCTGTTGCCCCCCATCTTAAACCCAATTGTGTATGGAGTGCAAACTAAACAGATCCGGGAGAGGGTGCTCCATATCTTCCAGCAGAAAGGAATCTGA
- the LOC135883656 gene encoding olfactory receptor 52R1-like isoform X1: MPSLNHVMSCPNTSTFSHPAAFLLVGIPGLQKAQFWIAFPFCIMYVIAVLGNVIVLCVIKTERSLHEPMYLFLAMLAVTDLVLSTSTLPKMLSIFWLGSREIGFHACLTQMFFVHAFSSVESGVLMAMALDRYVAICCPLRHSSILSVPAIVTMGSLVLARGVLLVSPFSLLVRRLPFCQRCLISHSYCEHMAVVKLVCGDATVSIIYGLFVAFMVVGVDVLIISVSYAMILQAILRLPYMDTRLKAFSTCASHLCVILAFYIPGLFTFLTHRFGHNVPHHVHILVANLYLLLPPILNPIVYGVQTKQIRERVLHIFQQKGI; encoded by the exons ATGCcgtccttgaat CATGTCATGTCATGTCCGAACACCAGCACCTTCTCCCACCCTGCCGCCTTCCTCCTGGTCGGCATCCCTGGACTGCAGAAGGCCCAGTTCTGGATCGCCTTCCCTTTCTGCATCATGTATGTCATTGCCGTGCTGGGAAATGTCATTGTTCTCTGTGTTATAAAGACAGAGCGAAGCCTGCATGAGCCCATGTACCTCTTCCTGGCCATGCTGGCCGTCACCGACCTGGTTCTGTCCACGTCCACcctgcccaaaatgctgagcatcttctggctGGGCTCCAGGGAGATCGGGTTCcatgcctgcctcacccagatgttcttTGTGCACGCCTTCTCATCGGTGGAGTCGGGCGTACTCATGGCCATGGCCTTggatcgctacgtggccatctgctGTCCCCTCCGACACTCCAGCATCCTGTCCGTCCCAGCCATAGTGACAATGGGGAGCCTGGTGCTGGCACGCGGAGTCCTTCTGGTGAGCCCCTTCTCCCTCCTTGTCCGCAGGCTGCCCTTCTGCCAGCGCTGCCTCATCTCCCACTCATACTGTGAGCACATGGCTGTGGTGAAGCTGGTGTGTGGGGACGCTACAGTCAGTATCATTTACGGCCTGTTTGTGGCTTTTATGGTGGTGGGGGTTGATGTGCTTATCATCTCCGTGTCCTATGCTATGATCCTCCAGGCTATACTCAGACTCCCATACATGGACACCCGTCTCAAGGCCTTCAGCACCTGTGCATCTCACTTGTGTGTCATCCTTGCATTTTACATCCCTGGACTTTTCACGTTCCTCACCCACCGCTTTGGCCACAATGTCCCCCACCATGTCCACATCCTGGTGGCCAATCTCTACCTGCTGTTGCCCCCCATCTTAAACCCAATTGTGTATGGAGTGCAAACTAAACAGATCCGGGAGAGGGTGCTCCATATCTTCCAGCAGAAAGGAATCTGA